A genomic region of Ignavibacteria bacterium contains the following coding sequences:
- a CDS encoding methionine adenosyltransferase, producing MSMLFTSESVSEGHPDKICDQISDAILDEYLKHDPEARVACETFVTTGLVLVGGEITSKAQINIQDVVRETIREIGYTSPVYRFDADSCSVLNSIHSQSPDIAMGVDKGGAGDQGMMFGYATDQTEEYMPAPIMYAHKLVKRLAEIRKKEKHLMPYLRPDAKSQVTIEYDENKKPIRVHTVVVSTQHDGDVTQDRIREDVIEYVVKKVIPAELIDDKTIYYVNPTGKFEIGGPHGDTGLTGRKIIVDTYGGYAPHGGGAFSGKDPTKVDRSATYAARHIAKNVVASGLAKECLVQVAYAIGVAQPVSIFVNTFGTGLIPDKQLADFILKEIDLTPKGIIERLDLRKPKYKATAAYGHFGRNENGFTWEKLDLVDLFKSLIK from the coding sequence ATGTCAATGTTATTCACATCTGAATCAGTTTCGGAAGGGCATCCTGATAAAATCTGTGATCAAATTTCAGATGCAATTCTTGATGAATACTTAAAACATGACCCAGAAGCTCGTGTTGCTTGCGAGACATTCGTCACAACCGGCCTTGTCTTAGTCGGCGGAGAAATAACTTCAAAAGCTCAGATAAATATTCAAGATGTTGTAAGAGAAACAATTCGCGAAATTGGTTATACAAGTCCTGTGTACAGATTTGACGCTGATTCTTGTTCCGTCTTGAATTCAATTCATTCACAATCACCTGACATCGCAATGGGAGTTGATAAAGGTGGTGCCGGCGATCAAGGAATGATGTTCGGTTATGCAACCGATCAAACTGAAGAGTATATGCCCGCACCAATTATGTATGCTCATAAACTTGTCAAAAGACTTGCTGAAATTAGAAAAAAAGAAAAACACTTAATGCCTTACCTCAGACCTGATGCAAAATCTCAGGTAACAATTGAATACGATGAAAATAAAAAACCTATAAGAGTTCATACTGTTGTCGTTTCTACTCAGCACGATGGAGATGTAACTCAGGACAGAATTCGTGAAGATGTAATTGAATATGTAGTCAAAAAAGTTATTCCTGCAGAATTGATTGACGACAAAACAATTTACTATGTCAATCCAACTGGCAAATTTGAGATCGGCGGACCTCACGGTGATACTGGTCTAACAGGAAGAAAAATTATAGTCGATACATACGGCGGTTATGCACCACACGGTGGTGGTGCTTTCAGCGGAAAAGATCCAACCAAAGTTGATAGAAGCGCAACTTATGCAGCAAGACATATTGCAAAAAATGTTGTTGCATCTGGACTTGCAAAAGAATGTCTTGTTCAGGTAGCTTACGCAATTGGTGTAGCTCAACCAGTTTCAATTTTTGTAAATACTTTTGGAACTGGATTAATTCCTGACAAACAACTTGCTGATTTCATCTTAAAAGAAATCGATCTCACGCCTAAAGGAATTATTGAACGGCTCGATTTAAGAAAACCAAAATACAAAGCAACTGCGGCTTATGGTCACTTTGGCCGCAACGAGAATGGATTTACATGGGAAAAACTTGATCTTGTAGATTTATTCAAATCATTAATAAAATAA
- the ahcY gene encoding adenosylhomocysteinase produces MDYKPGVYKVRDLKLADEGRKKIEWAESRMPVLMELRKEYSKTKPLKGYKIAGCLHVTKETAVLIETLVAAGAEVSWSGCNPLSTQDDVAAALAKKGISIFAWHGMNVKEFYWCIEQTLKFEPNLTLDDGADLIFTIHNKYPKLAEKVIGGTEETTTGVKRLRAMAADGALKYPVIAVNDAETKWDFDNVYGTGQSSIDGILRATSVLLAGKNFVVAGYGHCGSGVAKRAAGMGANVIVTEVKPTAALKAALEGFRVMPMDEAAKIGDIFITATGVKDVIVKRHFEKMKDGAIVCNTGHYDCEINLNDLAKLAKSKRQIRENNEEYVLKNGKRIYVLAQGRLVNLAAAEGHPSEVMDMSFANQFMSQIRLAELDKKGVRLENSVHEISEEQDQYIASIKLKTLGYKIDKLTKEQIRYISDYSEGT; encoded by the coding sequence ATGGATTATAAACCTGGTGTTTACAAAGTTCGTGACTTAAAATTAGCTGATGAAGGAAGAAAGAAAATCGAATGGGCTGAATCTCGAATGCCCGTTTTAATGGAACTTAGAAAAGAATACAGCAAAACTAAACCACTCAAAGGATACAAAATTGCCGGCTGTCTTCATGTAACAAAAGAAACTGCTGTCTTAATCGAAACTCTTGTTGCAGCTGGAGCAGAAGTAAGCTGGAGTGGCTGCAATCCCCTTTCCACTCAGGATGATGTAGCTGCTGCACTTGCAAAAAAAGGCATCTCAATTTTTGCTTGGCATGGAATGAATGTTAAAGAATTTTACTGGTGCATTGAACAGACTTTGAAATTCGAACCTAATTTAACTCTGGATGATGGTGCTGATTTAATTTTCACTATTCACAATAAATACCCAAAACTTGCTGAGAAAGTTATTGGCGGAACTGAAGAAACAACAACCGGTGTGAAAAGATTGCGAGCAATGGCTGCCGATGGCGCTTTGAAATATCCTGTCATTGCCGTCAACGATGCCGAAACAAAATGGGATTTCGATAATGTCTACGGAACCGGTCAATCATCCATTGATGGAATTTTAAGAGCAACAAGTGTTCTACTTGCAGGGAAAAATTTTGTTGTAGCAGGTTACGGACATTGCGGAAGCGGAGTTGCGAAAAGAGCCGCAGGAATGGGCGCCAATGTTATTGTTACAGAAGTAAAACCAACTGCAGCATTGAAAGCCGCCCTTGAAGGTTTTAGGGTAATGCCAATGGATGAAGCAGCGAAAATTGGTGATATCTTTATTACTGCAACTGGCGTCAAAGATGTTATTGTTAAAAGACATTTCGAAAAAATGAAAGACGGTGCAATCGTTTGTAATACAGGTCATTACGATTGCGAAATTAATCTTAACGATTTAGCTAAACTTGCAAAATCAAAACGACAGATCAGAGAAAACAACGAAGAATATGTTTTGAAAAATGGAAAGAGAATTTATGTCCTTGCTCAAGGCAGACTCGTGAATCTTGCTGCTGCCGAAGGTCATCCGTCAGAAGTTATGGATATGTCCTTCGCAAATCAATTTATGTCTCAAATAAGATTAGCTGAACTTGATAAAAAAGGTGTAAGACTAGAAAATTCTGTTCATGAAATTTCTGAAGAGCAAGATCAATATATTGCATCAATTAAATTGAAAACTCTTGGTTATAAGATCGATAAACTGACAAAAGAACAGATACGATACATTTCTGACTACTCTGAAGGTACATAA
- a CDS encoding NTP transferase domain-containing protein: MRAIIPVAGIGTRLRPHTYTLPKVLLNVAGKPILGHIMDRIILEGISKATFVVGYLGEKVEEYIKDNYQIEADFVQQNDQLGLGHAIYTARETFKGDELLIILGDTIFDVDLKSMLSKEYSALGVKEVEDPRRFGVAIVENGFITKLVEKPETPISNLAIVGLYYIKNSSLLEDCLNEIIKKDIRTKNEYQLTDALQLMLEKGEKFVPFTVEGWFDCGKQETLLSTNHHLLEKLNNTEKIEGVVIQKPVYISPNSKVENSIIGPYTTINDGAEIKNSIIVNSIIGVNAKVYNAILRDSIIGNNTIIRGQFKRLNTGDSTEIEFY, translated from the coding sequence ATTAGAGCAATTATCCCGGTAGCAGGTATCGGTACAAGACTGCGACCTCATACTTATACACTTCCAAAAGTTTTGTTGAATGTCGCAGGAAAACCGATTTTAGGCCATATAATGGACCGAATTATTCTTGAAGGAATTTCAAAGGCGACCTTTGTCGTTGGATATCTGGGGGAAAAAGTTGAAGAGTATATTAAAGATAATTATCAAATTGAAGCTGATTTTGTTCAACAAAATGACCAGTTGGGTCTCGGTCATGCAATTTACACTGCAAGGGAAACTTTCAAAGGTGATGAGCTGCTTATCATTTTAGGCGATACAATTTTTGATGTCGATTTGAAATCTATGCTTTCCAAAGAATATTCAGCTTTAGGTGTCAAAGAAGTTGAAGATCCAAGAAGATTTGGTGTTGCAATAGTGGAAAACGGATTTATAACCAAACTGGTAGAGAAACCAGAAACACCAATCAGTAATCTCGCAATTGTTGGATTGTATTATATCAAAAATTCTTCTTTGCTTGAAGATTGTCTTAATGAAATTATCAAGAAAGACATCAGAACAAAAAATGAATATCAATTGACCGATGCTTTACAATTAATGTTAGAGAAAGGTGAAAAGTTTGTTCCTTTTACAGTTGAAGGATGGTTTGACTGCGGTAAACAGGAAACATTACTCTCAACAAATCATCACCTGCTCGAAAAATTAAACAATACAGAGAAAATTGAAGGTGTAGTAATTCAAAAACCAGTTTATATTTCACCAAATAGCAAAGTTGAGAATAGCATAATTGGACCTTACACCACTATTAACGATGGTGCTGAAATTAAAAACTCAATTATTGTGAATAGTATAATTGGAGTAAATGCAAAAGTATATAACGCTATTTTGCGTGACTCAATAATTGGAAATAATACAATCATTCGGGGACAGTTCAAAAGATTGAATACTGGTGATTCAACTGAAATAGAATTTTATTAA
- a CDS encoding amidohydrolase, whose product MKSLKFFAQLILVLSFQLILTSCSKEMPDKIFFNGKIYSLDDKNSIYEAVAVKNGIIVDLGSSEELIRKYPQSERIDLQGAFVYPGFIDAHGHITGYGDNLLQIDLVGTNSQEEIAELVKKKASTLKEGDWILGVGWDQNDWENKSWPNHLILDKAAPKNPVALTRIDGHALWVNKKALELAGIDKNTPNPEGGEIKKDQDGNPTGLLIDNAMNLIYKVIPPPTDEELENTVLVSTTNLAKYGITSVHDMGVSERTIKVYKKLADEGKLPIRIHAYVDGIGETWNKYLKEGKLVGYANGFVNVDGIKLFVDGAMGSRGALMTEPYQDDPDNYGLLLLSEDQIYQVTKDALSKGLQVATHAIGDSGNYLVLNAYQRAMNELNHKDPRLRIEHVQVINPEDVKRLAKLKVIPSMQPVHATSDMPWAEARLGPERVKWSYAYKTVLNETNLIAGGSDFPVENPSVLEGIYAAITRQDKNGSPKNADDVLELVKKKKWVLSKSGIKDPKNFENGWYPDQKLTIDEALKCFTKWAAFAVFEETKKGTIELGKWADFTILDKDLYNISPKEILNTNVLMTVVNGKIVYKK is encoded by the coding sequence ATGAAGTCATTAAAATTTTTTGCTCAATTAATTTTAGTCTTATCATTTCAATTAATATTAACTTCCTGCAGTAAAGAGATGCCTGACAAGATTTTCTTCAATGGAAAAATTTATTCACTTGATGATAAAAACTCAATTTACGAAGCAGTTGCAGTTAAAAATGGAATTATCGTTGACTTAGGTTCTTCAGAAGAGTTGATAAGAAAATATCCTCAGAGCGAAAGAATCGATTTACAAGGAGCGTTTGTTTATCCAGGTTTTATTGATGCTCATGGTCATATAACAGGATATGGTGATAATTTACTTCAAATTGATCTAGTTGGAACGAATTCGCAGGAAGAAATTGCCGAACTAGTAAAGAAAAAAGCGAGCACATTAAAAGAAGGTGATTGGATTCTTGGTGTTGGTTGGGATCAAAACGATTGGGAAAATAAATCTTGGCCTAATCATTTAATTCTTGATAAAGCAGCACCTAAAAATCCAGTCGCATTAACTCGCATTGATGGTCATGCTCTCTGGGTGAATAAAAAAGCGCTTGAACTTGCAGGAATTGATAAGAATACTCCAAATCCTGAAGGCGGAGAGATTAAGAAAGATCAAGATGGAAATCCAACTGGTCTATTGATTGACAACGCAATGAATCTTATTTACAAAGTCATTCCACCACCAACAGACGAAGAACTTGAAAATACAGTTCTTGTATCAACAACAAATCTGGCTAAATATGGAATTACTTCAGTTCATGATATGGGTGTAAGTGAACGAACAATTAAAGTTTATAAAAAACTTGCAGATGAAGGTAAACTTCCAATCCGGATTCATGCTTATGTGGATGGAATAGGAGAAACCTGGAATAAATATCTTAAAGAAGGGAAGCTTGTGGGTTATGCAAATGGCTTTGTGAATGTTGATGGAATAAAATTATTCGTCGATGGTGCAATGGGTTCACGAGGTGCGTTAATGACTGAACCTTATCAGGACGATCCTGATAATTATGGTCTTTTGCTTTTAAGCGAAGATCAAATTTATCAAGTTACTAAAGATGCATTGAGTAAAGGTTTGCAGGTCGCCACTCACGCAATAGGTGATTCTGGTAATTATCTTGTATTGAATGCTTATCAAAGAGCAATGAACGAATTAAATCACAAAGATCCACGATTACGAATCGAACATGTTCAGGTAATAAATCCTGAGGATGTTAAACGACTTGCGAAATTGAAAGTGATTCCAAGTATGCAGCCAGTTCACGCAACTTCGGATATGCCCTGGGCTGAAGCTCGTTTAGGTCCGGAAAGAGTAAAATGGTCTTATGCATATAAAACGGTTTTAAACGAAACCAATCTGATTGCAGGAGGTTCTGATTTCCCTGTTGAAAATCCGAGTGTTCTTGAAGGAATTTATGCTGCAATAACGCGACAGGATAAAAACGGTTCTCCTAAAAACGCAGATGATGTTTTAGAGCTCGTGAAGAAAAAGAAATGGGTTCTTTCCAAAAGTGGAATTAAGGATCCTAAAAATTTTGAGAATGGATGGTATCCTGATCAAAAATTAACAATTGACGAGGCACTAAAATGTTTTACAAAATGGGCAGCTTTTGCAGTCTTTGAAGAAACCAAAAAGGGTACGATTGAACTCGGTAAGTGGGCTG
- a CDS encoding 3-deoxy-D-manno-octulosonic acid transferase: MSNFWKWIYNYLIIPLFYLSIKIASLFNKKIKTALRDRENLFNRLQTELKKLDQTKKLLWFHSSSVGEFEQAKPIIEKLNSEKNYNILASFLSPSGYNAAKRYEGADLITYYPFDSIKNIKRFVEIVKPAILIFMRYDIWPNSVFELSKRNIPVVLVDATMKKNSPRKIVVVKSFHKFLFNMFRKILTISEEDKNGFIEIGVSKDKIIVAGDTRYDRVYQKSRTALKQKILNEKIIEGKKIFVAGSTWREDEEVLFPALIKLHQFEKNLISIIVPHEPSIPTLEQIEFELKEYISTIRFSALNQYKDEKVIIVDSVGILLTLYAYANVAFVGGGFKSNIHNVLEPAVYGIPVLFGPKYSNSQEAFHLIYNNGGFSVNNKVELYRYLRKLFADESYRLQIGTNAKSFVERNIGATEKIVNVLNEILSS, translated from the coding sequence ATGAGTAATTTCTGGAAATGGATTTATAATTATTTAATTATTCCTTTGTTTTATTTGAGTATTAAAATCGCTTCGTTATTCAATAAGAAAATTAAAACAGCCTTAAGAGACAGAGAAAATCTTTTTAATCGACTTCAAACTGAGTTGAAAAAATTAGATCAAACAAAAAAATTACTCTGGTTTCATTCATCATCTGTTGGTGAATTTGAACAGGCGAAACCGATAATTGAGAAATTAAATTCAGAAAAAAATTATAACATACTTGCATCATTTCTTTCTCCCAGCGGTTACAACGCAGCAAAAAGATATGAAGGTGCTGATTTAATAACTTATTATCCCTTCGATTCAATCAAGAATATCAAACGTTTTGTCGAGATAGTGAAACCAGCAATTTTAATTTTTATGAGATACGACATCTGGCCCAATTCAGTTTTTGAATTGTCTAAAAGAAATATTCCTGTTGTTTTGGTAGATGCGACGATGAAAAAAAATTCACCGAGAAAAATAGTAGTAGTAAAAAGTTTTCATAAGTTTTTGTTCAATATGTTCCGTAAAATATTAACTATTTCTGAAGAGGATAAGAATGGTTTTATTGAGATTGGAGTAAGTAAAGATAAAATTATTGTTGCTGGCGATACGAGATACGATAGAGTTTATCAAAAAAGCAGAACAGCTTTGAAACAGAAAATCCTAAATGAAAAAATTATCGAAGGTAAAAAAATATTTGTTGCAGGAAGCACCTGGCGGGAAGATGAAGAAGTTCTTTTCCCTGCCTTGATTAAACTTCACCAATTTGAAAAAAATTTGATTTCGATTATCGTTCCTCACGAACCATCTATTCCAACTCTTGAACAAATTGAATTTGAATTAAAAGAATACATTTCTACGATTCGTTTCTCGGCATTAAATCAATATAAGGATGAAAAGGTGATAATTGTCGACTCAGTTGGAATTTTATTAACTCTTTATGCTTATGCTAATGTTGCTTTTGTCGGCGGCGGCTTTAAGTCGAATATTCATAATGTCCTTGAACCAGCTGTATATGGAATTCCAGTTTTATTTGGTCCTAAATACTCAAATAGTCAGGAAGCATTCCATTTAATTTATAACAACGGTGGGTTTTCTGTAAATAATAAAGTTGAACTGTATCGCTATCTTCGTAAACTATTTGCTGATGAAAGTTACAGATTACAGATTGGAACTAATGCAAAAAGTTTTGTTGAAAGAAATATTGGTGCAACTGAAAAAATTGTGAATGTTCTTAATGAAATTCTTAGTTCCTGA
- a CDS encoding carbohydrate binding family 9 domain-containing protein — translation MKKIIIPLSMALLLTSVTLYSLEKPGNSKKVTAYRVNEKISIDGKLSETIYQTITPITEFIQRDPDEGKPATERTEVWTFYDDYNFYVAAKLYDSKPDSITKILGRRDNFLASDYFGFAIDTYLDRRNAFFFLVNPAGSIIDGQFFNDSWDDETWDGVWDYAVSLFDSGWCVEIKVPFSQLRFKNLEEQIWGINFYRRLNRNKEEDHFIYVPKRENGFVSHFATLTGIKGIKQKQRIEFLPYAAGKAQYLIHDPLDPFYKKNQYQKNLGVDFKFGVGSNLTIDGTINPDFGQVEVDPAVINLSAFETFYNEKRPFFIEGRNFINFGNGGSNSNFSFNWPNPQIFYSRRIGRAPRTPVEHNGYIDYPNETRILGATKLSGKITNDWSIYFLNAFTERTYAQIDSQNVRFDQEIEPFTYYGVFRTQKEFNSGKQSVGLISTAVIRDNQDPFIDSRLVRSATTIGLDGWTYIDKEENYVFTGYIIRSQQTGSNNSIRRLQEAPQRYFQRPDAEKYKLDTTRTNFSGYAGRFALNKQKGNFYLNSAFGFISPEFDVNELGFQYKADVLNSHLVIGYRWFNPDGITRWKNIHFAVFANSDFEGNLTNKGLMFFGGFQLMNFYSFNLDFGYAPQVYDKDLTRGGPLVIRPTAYWYSFNFESDESKDFVVEFGLHGEHLVTGMKGINSSISFEWKPNSQLNISFEPQYEYTLNKTQWITKIDDIFAIKTYGSRYIFGEMTQKTISANIRLNWTFTPKLTLQLFAQPLFSVGSFSNIKELAEPRTHNFNVYGVDRGWIIKGPDNDFEIDPDGSDSAPSFILSNPDFNTKSIRVNAVLRWEFLPGSSLYFVWTQDRMNLDNPGTLSFKRDLKNLFNSDSNNILMLKLTYWLDI, via the coding sequence ATGAAAAAGATTATCATTCCCCTCTCAATGGCTTTACTCCTTACTTCAGTTACTTTGTATTCGTTAGAAAAACCTGGCAACTCAAAAAAAGTAACTGCTTATAGGGTTAATGAAAAGATTTCAATTGATGGAAAACTTTCAGAAACAATTTATCAAACAATTACTCCAATCACCGAATTTATTCAGCGAGATCCAGATGAAGGCAAACCTGCAACAGAAAGAACTGAAGTCTGGACTTTTTATGATGATTATAACTTTTATGTAGCCGCAAAGCTTTACGATTCAAAACCTGATTCAATTACAAAAATTTTGGGCCGCAGAGATAACTTTCTTGCATCCGATTACTTTGGATTTGCAATTGATACTTATCTCGATAGAAGAAATGCATTTTTCTTCCTAGTCAACCCAGCTGGTTCAATCATAGATGGTCAATTTTTCAACGATAGCTGGGATGATGAAACCTGGGATGGAGTTTGGGACTATGCAGTTTCGCTTTTTGACAGCGGTTGGTGTGTTGAAATCAAAGTACCATTTTCTCAACTACGATTTAAAAACTTAGAAGAGCAGATCTGGGGAATTAATTTTTATCGAAGACTTAATCGGAATAAAGAAGAAGATCATTTTATTTATGTACCAAAGAGAGAAAATGGCTTTGTTTCGCATTTCGCCACATTAACAGGCATCAAAGGAATTAAGCAAAAACAGAGAATCGAATTTTTACCATATGCTGCTGGTAAAGCCCAATATCTTATTCACGACCCATTGGATCCTTTTTATAAAAAGAATCAGTATCAAAAAAATCTTGGTGTTGATTTTAAATTTGGTGTTGGAAGCAACCTGACAATAGATGGGACAATTAATCCTGATTTCGGTCAAGTTGAAGTAGATCCAGCTGTTATTAATCTTTCCGCCTTTGAAACATTTTATAATGAAAAAAGACCTTTCTTTATCGAAGGAAGAAATTTCATCAATTTTGGTAATGGTGGTTCGAATAGTAATTTTTCATTTAATTGGCCCAATCCACAAATTTTCTATTCAAGAAGAATTGGAAGAGCACCAAGAACTCCAGTCGAACATAATGGTTATATTGATTACCCAAATGAAACAAGAATTTTAGGTGCAACGAAATTATCCGGCAAGATTACCAATGATTGGTCAATTTACTTTTTGAATGCATTTACAGAAAGAACATACGCTCAGATTGATTCTCAAAATGTTCGCTTTGATCAAGAGATTGAACCCTTTACTTATTATGGTGTTTTTAGAACTCAGAAAGAATTTAATTCGGGAAAACAATCAGTTGGATTGATCTCAACAGCTGTAATTCGTGACAATCAAGACCCATTCATTGATTCACGATTAGTTCGTTCAGCGACCACAATTGGTCTCGATGGCTGGACATATATCGACAAAGAAGAAAATTATGTTTTTACCGGTTACATAATTAGATCTCAACAAACTGGATCCAACAACTCTATTCGAAGATTACAGGAAGCACCTCAAAGATATTTTCAAAGACCTGACGCAGAGAAATATAAACTCGATACAACACGGACAAATTTTTCAGGTTACGCTGGAAGATTTGCACTGAATAAACAGAAAGGAAATTTTTATCTCAATTCAGCATTTGGTTTTATCTCTCCCGAATTCGATGTAAATGAACTCGGATTTCAATATAAAGCTGATGTATTAAACTCACATTTGGTTATTGGTTACCGCTGGTTTAATCCCGATGGAATTACAAGATGGAAAAACATTCACTTTGCAGTTTTCGCTAATTCTGATTTTGAAGGCAACTTGACAAATAAAGGATTAATGTTTTTTGGTGGTTTTCAATTAATGAATTTCTATTCATTTAATCTTGATTTTGGATATGCACCACAAGTCTATGATAAAGATTTAACTCGTGGTGGACCACTTGTAATCAGACCAACAGCTTACTGGTACAGTTTTAATTTTGAAAGCGACGAGTCGAAAGATTTTGTTGTTGAATTTGGACTTCATGGTGAACATCTTGTTACAGGCATGAAAGGAATAAATTCAAGTATCTCTTTCGAGTGGAAACCAAATTCGCAACTGAACATTTCATTTGAGCCGCAATACGAATACACATTAAATAAAACGCAATGGATAACTAAAATCGATGACATATTTGCAATAAAAACTTATGGATCAAGGTACATTTTTGGCGAGATGACTCAAAAGACAATCTCGGCAAATATCAGATTGAACTGGACATTTACTCCGAAACTAACACTTCAATTATTTGCTCAACCACTATTTTCAGTTGGAAGTTTTTCAAACATCAAAGAACTAGCAGAGCCAAGAACTCATAATTTTAATGTTTATGGTGTAGATAGAGGTTGGATAATCAAAGGACCTGATAATGACTTTGAAATTGATCCAGATGGTAGTGATTCGGCTCCATCATTTATTTTATCGAATCCTGATTTCAATACAAAATCCATCCGCGTAAATGCTGTCTTGAGATGGGAATTTTTACCAGGCTCATCATTATACTTCGTCTGGACACAGGATAGAATGAATTTGGACAATCCAGGAACTCTTTCTTTCAAACGAGATCTAAAAAATTTATTCAACTCAGATTCGAACAACATCCTTATGTTAAAACTTACTTATTGGCTTGACATTTAA
- a CDS encoding glycosyltransferase family 9 protein, whose translation MNFLVYSDEKSSINRIFISSNFFKLVVMIDNKKKKILIIRLSSLGDVLLTYPLIKILKERENEPVIYFLVKEKFAQAIETNPFIDGVIQLNERNQKEVKSFIKNENFDIVIDLQNNFRSHQLYPFSLKTRIYRFKKPSLKKFLLVNFKINFLKNNKSIALQYIRTVYPELDLNQLPLYFEIPKEYELRADNLLPEHFKEKVLIGICPGSKHFTKRYPVDLFVQVIKTLIQKDYSIALFGGSNDKEICKSLEIDSAAVKNFQNENDLFETAALMKKCSAIITNDSGLMHLSSLLKIPTVAIFGSTIKEFGFAPIFEKSIIVENENLDCRPCSHIGKSSCPKKHFKCMRDITPDLIVQKLEELITKGN comes from the coding sequence ATGAATTTTTTAGTTTACTCAGATGAAAAGTCATCTATAAATCGAATTTTCATCTCATCAAATTTCTTTAAATTAGTTGTGATGATTGATAATAAAAAGAAAAAAATTCTAATCATTCGTTTGAGCTCTCTTGGTGATGTTCTTTTAACTTATCCATTGATAAAAATCTTGAAAGAAAGAGAAAATGAACCGGTAATTTACTTTTTGGTTAAGGAAAAATTTGCTCAGGCAATTGAAACTAATCCTTTTATTGATGGAGTAATTCAATTAAATGAGCGTAATCAAAAAGAAGTTAAGTCATTTATTAAAAATGAAAACTTTGATATAGTGATTGACCTTCAAAATAATTTTAGAAGTCATCAACTCTATCCATTTAGCTTGAAAACTCGTATTTATAGATTTAAGAAACCTTCACTGAAAAAATTCTTACTGGTCAATTTCAAAATCAATTTTTTGAAGAATAATAAATCAATTGCTCTTCAATATATAAGAACAGTTTATCCTGAGTTAGATTTAAATCAACTTCCATTGTATTTTGAAATTCCAAAAGAATATGAACTAAGAGCAGATAATCTATTGCCAGAACATTTTAAAGAAAAAGTCTTGATAGGAATATGTCCTGGTTCAAAACATTTTACCAAAAGATATCCTGTTGATTTGTTTGTACAGGTTATAAAAACATTAATTCAAAAAGATTACTCTATCGCACTTTTTGGCGGAAGTAACGATAAAGAAATTTGCAAATCTTTAGAAATAGATTCAGCAGCAGTAAAAAATTTTCAAAATGAGAATGATCTCTTTGAAACAGCAGCATTAATGAAAAAATGTTCAGCAATAATTACAAACGATTCGGGATTAATGCATCTGAGTTCATTATTAAAGATTCCAACTGTTGCAATTTTTGGTTCAACTATAAAAGAGTTTGGTTTCGCTCCTATCTTTGAAAAGTCTATAATCGTTGAGAATGAAAATTTGGATTGCAGGCCCTGTTCACATATTGGAAAATCGAGTTGCCCGAAGAAGCATTTTAAATGTATGAGGGATATCACTCCCGATTTAATTGTTCAAAAATTAGAAGAATTGATTACAAAAGGAAATTAA
- a CDS encoding rhodanese-like domain-containing protein has protein sequence MKLRASSITKDIITIISLTILFSFSYTLIIYKDFNFLERAIHKSHTNDNSLNKQIKEISIDEALNLIKLSHPVIIDARNESDYQKSKIENAINIPAKKFEEYLEQVLAIPQDALIIIYCEGIHCNLSHQLADKMTAFGFKNLNIMYEGIEGWQKRNLPLVKNEN, from the coding sequence ATGAAGCTCAGGGCATCTTCAATAACTAAAGACATTATAACTATTATAAGCCTGACTATTCTCTTTAGTTTTTCTTATACTCTCATTATTTACAAAGACTTCAATTTTTTAGAAAGGGCTATTCATAAATCCCATACAAATGACAATTCACTAAATAAACAGATAAAAGAAATTTCTATTGACGAAGCACTAAACTTGATTAAGCTTAGTCATCCTGTAATAATAGATGCGAGAAACGAAAGCGATTATCAGAAATCAAAAATCGAAAACGCGATTAACATTCCAGCGAAAAAATTTGAAGAATACCTTGAACAAGTTCTTGCAATTCCCCAAGATGCGCTAATAATCATTTACTGTGAAGGAATTCATTGTAATTTAAGTCATCAACTCGCAGATAAAATGACTGCCTTCGGTTTTAAAAACCTCAACATAATGTATGAAGGAATTGAAGGTTGGCAAAAAAGGAATTTACCTCTGGTGAAAAATGAAAATTAA